The Mercurialis annua linkage group LG8, ddMerAnnu1.2, whole genome shotgun sequence genome window below encodes:
- the LOC126661331 gene encoding WEB family protein At1g75720: METLTNPSPSPNPSNDYSSLVDTSRPFRSVKEAVAIFGERIPIGDIYSPKPHFSPTTPSQNNNSWMFSSPASPITPINPTHKEYDHDHHHERNNTNTDMFFDSLKKLETELIETKMELKLLKERESETEIAVASLNAELHKNMAKLAEAEAATAAKKAAELRRKVSFDMEKKENLLFEEEKKREMMIRVERSPSLARILSFGEEKGYFNGKKEKKMKKMKPIVPLVGDLLFFRKKRSSEKTLNSPLFTSSYGVF; this comes from the coding sequence ATGGAAACCCTAACTAATCCTTCTCCTTCTCCAAACCCTAGCAATGACTATAGCTCCTTAGTCGACACGTCCCGCCCTTTTCGCTCCGTAAAAGAAGCCGTCGCCATTTTCGGCGAGCGGATTCCCATCGGAGATATTTACTCTCCAAAGCCTCATTTCTCTCCTACTACTCCTTCTCAGAATAATAATTCATGGATGTTTTCATCACCAGCTTCTCCAATAACTCCTATAAACCCTACTCATAAAGAATACGATCATGATCATCACCATGAACGTAACAATACTAACACCGATATGTTCTTCGATTCCTTAAAGAAACTCGAAACTGAGCTTATAGAAACAAAAATGGAGCTGAAGCTACTGAAAGAGAGAGAGTCGGAAACCGAGATTGCGGTTGCTTCTTTAAACGCCGAGCTTCATAAGAACATGGCTAAGTTAGCTGAGGCTGAGGCAGCAACCGCAGCGAAAAAGGCGGCCGAACTGAGAAGAAAAGTGAGTTTCGACatggaaaagaaagaaaatttattatttgaggaggaaaagaaaagagagatGATGATAAGAGTTGAAAGGTCACCGAGTTTGGCTCGTATACTAAGTTTTGGTGAAGAAAAAGGGtattttaatggtaaaaaagagaagaagatgaagaagatgaaaccTATTGTTCCTCTTGTTGGAGATCTGCTGTTCTTCAGGAAAAAAAGGTCATCTGAGAAAACTTTGAACAGTCCTCTCTTTACATCTTCATATGGTGTGTTTTAG
- the LOC126662358 gene encoding ATP phosphoribosyltransferase 2, chloroplastic-like, with protein sequence MSISILQQPKFQQCPSPFTSSSSSLFPTSPSFRIITLKPAIQPLKQYQNQSITCCLSQQSHVSVVNGTIDSKVSERNEIRLGLPSKGRMASDTLDLLKDCQLSVKQVNPRQYVAEIPQLSNLEVWFQRPKDIVRKLLSGDLDLGIVGLDTVSEYGQGDEDLIFVHDALEYGDCHLSIAIPKYGIFENVNSLRELAQMPQWTAERPLRVATGFTYLGPKFMKENGLEHVIFSTADGALEAAPAMGIADAILDLVSSGTTLRENNLKEIKGGVVLESQAVLIASKKSLMQRKGALDTVHEILERLEAHLRAVGQFTVTANMRGSSAEEVAERVLSQPSLSGLQGPTVSPVFSKRDGKVTPDYYAIVICVPKKALYKSVQQLRAIGGSGVLVSPLTYIFDEETPRWRQLLSKLGL encoded by the exons ATGTCAATTTCCATTCTACAACAGCCAAAATTCCAACAATGCCCTTCTCCCTTCACTTCCTCATCTTCTTCACTATTCCCCACCTCTCCCTCATTTCGCATAATCACGCTAAAACCTGCAATTCAACCTCTTAAACAGTATCAGAACCAGTCAATCACGTGCTGTTTGTCGCAGCAATCGCACGTGTCGGTCGTTAATGGAACGATTGATAGTAAAGTTTCGGAGAGGAATGAGATTCGTCTCGGCTTGCCTAGTAAAGGTCGCATGGCTTCTGATACTCTTGATCTCCTCAag GATTGTCAATTGTCTGTCAAGCAAGTTAATCCAAGGCAATATGTGGCAGAAATTCCGCAG CTCTCCAACTTAGAAGTATGGTTCCAGCGACCCAAAGACATTGTACGGAAATTGTTATCAGGCGATTTGGACCTTGGAATTGTGGGGTTGGATACAGTTAGTGAATATGGGCAG GGGGATGAAGATCTCATCTTTGTTCATGATGCTCTTGAGTATGGAGATTGCCATTTATCAATTGCA ATTCCTAAATATGGCATCTTTGAAAATGTAAATTCACTGAGGGAGCTAGCACAAATGCCTCAATGGACTGCTGAAAGGCCCCTACGAGTTGCGACAGGCTTCACTTAT CTGGGTCCTAAATTTATGAAAGAAAATGGTTTGGAGCACGTGATATTTTCAACTGCTGATGGGGCATTGGAAGCTGCTCCTGCG atgGGAATAGCTGATGCTATTTTGGACCTTGTGAGTAGTGGAACAACTTTGCGAGAAAACAATCTTAAAGAAATCAAAGGTGGGGTTGTACTTGAGAGCCAG GCTGTTCTTATTGCAAGCAAGAAATCCTTGATGCAGCGGAAAGGTGCGTTGGACACGGTACATGAAATTCTTGAAAGGTTGGAGGCACATTTAAGGGCAGTTGGTCAGTTCACG GTGACTGCAAATATGCGAGGAAGTAGTGCAGAAGAAGTGGCTGAGCGTGTTCTAAGCCAGCCATCGTTGTCTGGCTTGCAG GGCCCTACTGTAAGTCCAGTTTTTAGTAAACGTGATGGAAAGGTTACACCAGATTACTATGCCATAGTCATATGTGTCCCGAAAAAGGCATTGTACAAGTCTGTACAGCAGTTGAGAGCA ATTGGAGGCAGTGGGGTTCTAGTTTCTCCTTTAACCTACATCTTTGATGAAGAGACTCCAAGATGGCGTCAGCTTCTTTCAAAACTCGGGCTGTAG
- the LOC126660807 gene encoding ribosome biogenesis protein BOP1 homolog yields the protein MGSIKNKNKNDSKKKVNSLENLPKKEEELEIDSDEFDSDYEGSIDTDISESIEGLESGESEGSGNDNSEGSEGSASDRSEGSESDESEGEEAAEESDSSEDEVAPRNTIGDVPLKWYEDEKHIGYDISGKKITKKERQDKLESFLESADDSANWRKIYDEYNDEMVELTRGEIKMIRKLVKGKAPHVDFDPYPTYSDWFEWDSKHPISNAPEPKRRFTPSKWEAKMVVKYVRAIRKGLIKFDKPKEEPRFRLLWGDDSGTAEKTSHLSYIPAPKPKLPGHEESYNPSLEYIPTQEEINSYQLMDEEDRPKFIPERFTSLRSIPTYENAVNECFERCLDLYLCPRVRKNRINIDPESLKPKLPSRKDLKPYPFACYIEYKGHMGAVMSVSIEASGQWMASGSTDGTVRVWEVETGRCLKIWELGETVQCVTWNPMHELPVLGVAVGQDVVLLNTGLGNDEVQKKVKELLHVGTPIAPDDSGKALSDLSWLQDAKHGGIRIRHIKTVSSVEWHRKGDYFCTLMPAGESKAVLIHQLSKKLTQKLPFKLHGLPVASVFHPTRSVIFVATKKNIRVFDLLKQKFIKKLETGLREVSSIAVHPAGDNIIVGSRDGKLCWFDMDLSSKPYKVLKCHPKDITNVAFHRTYPLFASSSDDCTAYVFHGMVYSDLNQNPLIVPLEILHGHSSSNGRGILDCKFHPRQPWLFTAGADSLIKLYCH from the exons ATGGGttcaattaaaaacaaaaataaaaacgacAGTAAAAAGAAAGTGAACAGTCTAGAGAATCTTCccaagaaagaagaagaattggAAATCGATTCTGACGAATTTGACTCTGACTACGAG GGCTCTATTGACACAGACATAAGTGAAAGTATTGAAGGTTTAGAATCTGGTGAGAGTGAAGGCTCAGGAAATGATAACAGTGAAGGCTCGGAAGGGTCGGCTTCTGATAGAAGCGAAGGTTCTGAATCTGATGAAAGTGAAGGTGAGGAAGCGGCTGAAGAGAGCGATTCTTCTGAGGATGAG GTGGCGCCTCGAAATACAATAGGTGATGTTCCTCTGAAGTGGTATGAGGATGAGAAACATATAGGATATGACATTTCTGGAAAGAAGATAACCAAAAAAGAAAGGCAAGATAAACTGGAGTCGTTTCTTGAAAGTGCTGATGACTCGGCAAATTG GCGCAAGATTTATGATGAATACAACGATGAGATGGTAGAGTTAACACGAGGAGAAATCAAAATGATCCGTAAATTGGTCAAAGGAAAGGCTCCGCATGTTGACTTTGATCCATATCCG ACTTATAGCGATTGGTTTGAATGGGACTCTAAGCATCCAATTTCAAATGCTCCAGAACCCAAGAGGCGGTTTACTCCCTCAAAATGGGAAGCTAAAATG GTTGTCAAGTATGTGAGGGCAATTCGCAAAGGTTTAATAAAGTTTGACAAGCCAAAAGAAGAACCACGTTTCCGCCTGTTGTGGGGGGATGATTCTGGCACAGCAGAAAAGACTAGCCATTTGTCTTACATTCCTGCACCAAAGCCAAAATTGCCAG GCCATGAGGAGTCATATAATCCTTCTCTAGAATACATACCGACACAAGAAGAGATTAACTCTTATCAACTGATGGATGAGGAAGATCGACCTAAATTTATACCTGAACG GTTTACATCGTTAAGAAGCATCCCGACATATGAGAATGCTGTGAATGAATGTTTTGAGCGTTGTTTGGATCTATACTTGTGCCCTAGAGTGCGTAAGAATCGG ATCAATATTGATCCCGAGTCTTTGAAACCTAAGCTACCGAGTAGAAAAGACCTTAAGCCTTATCCATTTGCTTGCTACATTGAATATAAAGGTCATATGGGTGCAGTTATGTCAGTTTCTATTGAAGCTTCAGGACAATGGATGGCATCAG GTTCAACTGATGGAACTGTGCGTGTTTGGGAGGTTGAGACTGGTAGATGTCTTAAAATCTGGGAGCTTGGTGAGACAGTCCAGTGTGTAACATGGAATCCTATGCATGAACTTCCTGTTTTGGGAGTCGCTGT GGGACAAGATGTAGTTCTTTTAAATACTGGATTGGGGAATGATGAAGTGCAGAAAAAAGTGAAGGAACTTCTTCATGTTGGCACACCTATAGCTCCTGATGATTCTG GTAAGGCACTCTCTGATTTGAGTTGGCTTCAAGATGCAAAGCATGGAGGAATAAGGATACGGCATattaag ACTGTATCTTCAGTAGAATGGCATCGCAAGGGAGACTATTTCTGTACTTTGATGCCAGCTG GCGAATCAAAAGCAGTTCTTATACACCAACTCTCTAAGAAGCTCACACAAAAGCTTCCATTTAAGTTGCATGGACTTCCAGTGGCGTCAGTTTTTCATCCTACACGTTCAGTTATCTTTGTTGCAACAAAGAAGAATATTCGTGTTTTTGATTTATTGAAGCAGAAGTTTATTAAGAAGCTTGAGACTGGACTTCGTGAAGTTTCCTCCATTGCAGTTCACCCTGCTG GTGATAACATAATTGTGGGAAGCAGGGATGGGAAATTATGTTGGTTTGATATGGACCTTTCATCTAAGCCATATAAAGTTCTCAA GTGTCATCCGAAGGATATAACAAATGTTGCATTCCATCGCACATACCCGCTATTTGCATCAAGCTCTGATGATTGCACTGCATATGTTTTTCATGGCATGGTTTACTCTGATCTTAATCAGAACCCTCTTATTGTTCCATTGGAAATTCTTCACGGACATTCAAGTTCAAATGGCAGAG GAATATTGGATTGTAAATTTCATCCCCGACAACCCTGGTTATTCACTGCTGGTGCTGATTCATTGATCAAACTTTATTGCCATTAG
- the LOC126661750 gene encoding nifU-like protein 2, chloroplastic yields the protein MQSASVVINPAYYCSSKLHHQSLDSSAPSSSSFSSRISLNPRGGRHLRRIPCRSVRIQPPGFTRRRLVVKAVATPDSALELPLTAENVETVLDEVRPYLIADGGNVVLHEIDGNVVRLKLQGACGSCPSSVMTMKMGIERRLMEKIPEIVAVEPVTDKETGLELNEENIEKVLEEIRPYLVGAAGGSLELVAIEEPIVKIRITGPAAGVMTVRVALTQKLREKIPDIAAVQLL from the exons ATGCAATCTGCTTCTGTTGTGATTAATCCAGCTTACTATTGCTCTAGTAAGCTCCACCACCAATCCCTAGATTCTTCTGCTCCTTCTTCCAGCTCCTTTAGCTCCAGAATCTCTCTCAATCCGCGCGGCGGCCGTCACTTGCGGCGTATCCCTTGCCGTTCTGTTAGGATTCAGCCGCCCGGATTTACACGGAGGAGGCTAG TTGTGAAGGCTGTTGCTACACCCGATTCGGCACTTGAATTGCCGTTAACTGCGGAGAACGTTGAGACTGTGTTGGATGAAGTTAGACCATATCTTATAGCAGATGGAGGGAATGTGGTATTGCATGAGATTGATGGAAATGTTGTGCGGTTGAAGCTGCAAGGAGCATGTGGGTCTTGTCCGAGTTCAGTTATGACGATGAAGATGGGTATTGAGCGTCGTTTGATGGAGAAGATCCCTGAAATAGTTGCGGTGGAGCCGGTTACTGATAAAGAAACTGGGCTTGAGCTGAATGAAGAAAATATAGAAAAG GTTCTTGAAGAAATTAGGCCATATCTTGTCGGGGCAGCTGGTGGATCTCTTGAACTAGTGGCAATCGAAGAGCCAATTGTGAAAATTAGAATCACAGGTCCAGCAGCAGGGGTTATGACTGTTCGAGTAGCTCTCACGCAAAAATTACGAGAGAAAATTCCAGACATCGCTGCAGTCCAACTTCTGTAA